A genomic region of Methanosarcina thermophila TM-1 contains the following coding sequences:
- a CDS encoding glycosyltransferase family 2 protein yields the protein MSSELCMDNSNQSMIKNKEQIFTAIKAPQNLTVILPAYNEEVSIGSIVLLSRLYADNVIVVDDGSSDRTAEIARKAGAEVIVHEVNRGKGEALKTGFTAAANLGADIIVTMDSDGQHNPADIPKLVDPIIRGEADIVSGSRYLNGLGRNTPVYRRFGQKILDRFTNLNSGLKITDSQSGFYAFAASTRDAFRFTDKGMAIESEMLADAGKAGFRTREVEIGARYDVECSTLSPIKHGFEVFSKILRDIELEKPLFCFTVPGTLLVIAGLSTGAYFLHVFISGGNLYFGPTILMVLLTVVGSFLALIGILLHSMSTIIRDIKGV from the coding sequence ATGAGCAGTGAGCTTTGTATGGATAATAGCAATCAAAGCATGATTAAAAACAAAGAACAAATATTCACTGCTATTAAGGCTCCTCAAAATCTAACTGTGATTCTTCCTGCTTACAATGAAGAAGTATCCATTGGAAGCATAGTCCTTCTTTCCAGATTGTATGCAGATAATGTCATCGTTGTTGATGATGGCAGTTCTGACCGCACAGCTGAAATAGCTAGAAAAGCCGGAGCTGAAGTGATAGTCCATGAAGTTAACCGCGGAAAAGGCGAAGCCTTAAAAACCGGCTTTACAGCAGCAGCTAATCTAGGTGCTGATATAATTGTGACAATGGACTCCGATGGTCAGCATAACCCTGCTGATATTCCGAAGTTAGTTGATCCTATTATCCGAGGTGAGGCTGATATTGTCAGCGGTAGCCGTTATTTAAATGGTCTGGGTAGAAATACTCCTGTCTACCGCCGTTTTGGACAAAAAATTCTGGACAGATTTACCAATCTGAACTCAGGTCTCAAAATTACTGATTCTCAGAGCGGCTTCTATGCATTTGCAGCTTCTACAAGAGATGCCTTTCGCTTCACTGACAAGGGTATGGCAATAGAAAGTGAAATGCTCGCAGATGCAGGAAAGGCAGGTTTTAGAACTAGAGAAGTAGAAATTGGTGCCCGTTATGATGTGGAGTGCTCGACTTTAAGCCCGATTAAACACGGATTTGAGGTTTTTTCAAAGATTTTAAGGGATATAGAGCTTGAGAAGCCCCTTTTCTGCTTCACAGTGCCTGGTACGCTACTTGTAATAGCCGGTCTCTCTACAGGAGCTTACTTTCTGCATGTCTTTATCTCAGGAGGAAACCTCTATTTCGGACCTACAATACTTATGGTTCTCCTTACTGTTGTAGGGAGCTTTTTGGCGCTGATTGGTATACTATTGCATTCAATGTCCACAATCATTAGAGATATCAAAGGAGTTTAA
- a CDS encoding glycosyltransferase codes for MDNIPKVSVVVCSYSHERYWDTIETIESLVKQSYKNIEIVLVVDRNLDLFKAFNESEYLRSLDNLIIGFSNLPGLSNARNKGVELSSGSIIAFIDDDAIADKDWISNLAVFYKDPEVVSVGGPMKPLWISGEAKWIPEEFYWTMGCSYKSQKDTIHCVRSNFGSNMSFRSMVFSKVGLFDDKYGLINNNMRTGEETEFGIRILNTLNNSKIIYTPDAVVYHKIFEFRKSFSFLVKRCFGYGRAISNIGSQKKLVDNQLQSTETNFLSYLIKFSFPERLKNIIRLRSVCTNIANIVALLTFCMVVFGGFASGELIQLINSFSRVILHFNESSHNYFGKEKTD; via the coding sequence ATGGATAATATTCCCAAAGTGTCTGTTGTTGTTTGCTCATATTCTCATGAGAGATATTGGGACACTATCGAGACGATAGAGTCGTTAGTCAAGCAATCTTATAAAAATATTGAGATTGTTCTAGTGGTCGATAGAAATCTAGATTTATTTAAAGCCTTTAATGAATCCGAGTATCTGAGATCATTAGATAATTTGATAATAGGTTTTTCAAATTTGCCTGGTTTATCGAATGCTCGAAATAAAGGAGTTGAACTCTCCTCTGGGAGTATTATCGCATTTATTGATGATGATGCTATCGCAGATAAAGACTGGATTTCTAATTTAGCAGTTTTTTATAAAGATCCAGAGGTTGTTAGCGTGGGAGGCCCTATGAAACCATTATGGATATCGGGTGAAGCTAAATGGATTCCAGAGGAGTTTTACTGGACAATGGGTTGTTCGTATAAAAGTCAAAAAGACACGATCCATTGTGTGAGGAGTAATTTCGGCTCTAATATGTCGTTTAGAAGTATGGTATTTAGTAAAGTTGGTCTTTTTGATGATAAATACGGTCTGATAAATAACAACATGAGAACTGGGGAAGAGACTGAATTTGGTATTAGAATTTTGAATACGTTAAATAATTCAAAGATAATATATACTCCAGACGCGGTTGTCTACCACAAAATATTTGAATTCCGTAAATCTTTTTCGTTTTTAGTGAAGCGATGTTTTGGATACGGTCGTGCGATATCAAATATAGGTAGTCAGAAAAAATTAGTAGATAATCAATTACAGTCGACGGAGACAAATTTTTTAAGTTATCTGATAAAATTTTCTTTCCCTGAAAGATTGAAAAATATTATTCGTCTAAGAAGCGTCTGTACTAACATTGCAAATATTGTTGCACTCCTTACTTTTTGTATGGTTGTATTTGGAGGCTTTGCCAGCGGGGAATTAATTCAATTGATTAACTCATTTTCAAGAGTTATTTTACATTTTAATGAAAGTTCGCATAATTATTTTGGCAAAGAGAAAACTGATTAA